Genomic window (Candidatus Margulisiibacteriota bacterium):
CGAAATGTAGTAAACGGGCTATACAGCAGTTATGCAAAGTTAATAGCATATAGTGTGAATGCGTATAAAAAAACCAGAGGTACAAAAGGCATATTTAAATATGACACCATACCCGTAGCAGGCACTCCCGAAAGGGAAGCATTTGACAAGCTGATTAATGAAAAAATCAGCAAATGGCTAAACAGTGACAATGCTGCATTGCCTATAGGTAAAGGGCAAGAGTGGAAAGAGAATGAGAAAAAGACTTATGCACCTGAAAGCACCAGAGATATAAAAGCTATGATTGATGACATATATGACTTTACGGCAAGAAGCTATGGAATTCCGCCTGTATTATTGAAAGGCGACTTAGCAAATATAGACGATAATGTTGTCGATGTATTATTAACATTTGCGGTGGATCCTCTAATTGATACTTTGCAAGAAGAAATAAACCGCAAGCGAACAGGGTATTTGAATTTTAGTCAGGGTACTTATTTAGAAATTGACAGTAAAGCAATTAAACATATTGACCTATTAAACGTAGCAACTGCAATAGACAAGCTTATAGCAAGCGGT
Coding sequences:
- a CDS encoding phage portal protein, with the protein product RNVVNGLYSSYAKLIAYSVNAYKKTRGTKGIFKYDTIPVAGTPEREAFDKLINEKISKWLNSDNAALPIGKGQEWKENEKKTYAPESTRDIKAMIDDIYDFTARSYGIPPVLLKGDLANIDDNVVDVLLTFAVDPLIDTLQEEINRKRTGYLNFSQGTYLEIDSKAIKHIDLLNVATAIDKLIASGAFCINDIRKLVGEQIIDEPWAWQHWITKNYSSVEDLLNSLGGDPNVSNKIEGGE